In a genomic window of Bosea sp. F3-2:
- a CDS encoding AMP-binding protein, with translation MHASSAIIAQMGAVSRDEMQALQLAKLRCQIERLHATSGFYRERWDRAGVRLDDIRSLADLRRIPTITKADCLADQNEHQPFGRRLGIAREDVALVCMTGGTSGQGQEVYGRSQRDLVMQGYFHQLPWHIAGLRQGDVGLNCVPSGGLTTGGWGPTEGFRAAGALPLTVGGTMSTDAKIDLMCRFGEIHFIYASTNYLHTLTEALRRRGLDPREHFPTMKSLFIAAEGYPVEWAQTIQEVWGATLHEGYGSTQGAGFICSTSEQGVVSADGGRAPMQCFDWHVIVEVLDPDTDEPVKEGEFGEIVLTNLDIEGSAVIRFRTRDRVRLLPQASANNGRAWTCIESGTIGRYDDMMKIRGNNVWPSAVDLAVFAHHEVAEYVGSVFVDEKGRTEVMVKVGLKPEHAERDEAEREAVLLRVQTAIKERTNVQMKVREVPRDELPFFENKARRWKDERPAGYQFSDKTS, from the coding sequence ATGCACGCTTCCTCCGCCATCATCGCCCAGATGGGCGCGGTCAGCCGCGACGAGATGCAGGCCCTCCAGCTCGCCAAGCTGAGGTGCCAGATCGAGCGGCTGCATGCCACGAGTGGCTTTTATCGGGAGCGATGGGACAGGGCGGGGGTTCGTCTCGACGACATCCGTTCACTGGCTGATCTCAGGCGCATCCCGACGATCACCAAGGCCGATTGCCTCGCCGACCAGAACGAGCACCAGCCCTTCGGCCGGCGTCTCGGCATCGCTCGGGAAGACGTCGCGCTGGTCTGCATGACCGGGGGCACCTCGGGACAGGGGCAGGAAGTCTATGGCCGTTCGCAGCGCGACCTGGTCATGCAGGGCTATTTCCATCAGCTTCCCTGGCACATCGCCGGGCTGCGGCAGGGCGATGTCGGGCTGAACTGCGTTCCCTCCGGCGGTCTCACGACCGGTGGTTGGGGCCCGACGGAGGGCTTCCGTGCCGCCGGCGCCCTGCCATTGACGGTCGGCGGCACGATGAGCACCGACGCCAAGATCGATTTGATGTGCCGCTTCGGCGAGATCCACTTCATCTATGCCTCGACGAACTACCTGCACACGCTGACCGAAGCCCTACGCCGCCGCGGCCTCGACCCGCGCGAGCACTTTCCGACGATGAAGAGCCTGTTCATCGCGGCCGAGGGCTATCCGGTCGAATGGGCGCAGACCATCCAGGAGGTCTGGGGTGCGACATTGCACGAAGGCTATGGCAGCACGCAGGGTGCAGGCTTCATCTGCTCGACCAGCGAGCAGGGCGTCGTCTCGGCCGATGGCGGCCGCGCGCCGATGCAGTGCTTCGACTGGCACGTCATCGTCGAGGTGCTCGATCCCGATACGGATGAGCCGGTGAAGGAAGGCGAGTTCGGCGAAATCGTCTTGACCAATCTCGATATCGAAGGCTCGGCGGTTATCCGCTTCCGCACGCGTGACCGTGTCCGGCTCCTGCCGCAGGCATCGGCGAACAACGGGCGCGCCTGGACCTGCATCGAAAGCGGCACCATCGGCCGCTACGACGACATGATGAAGATCCGCGGCAACAATGTCTGGCCGTCGGCCGTCGATCTCGCCGTCTTCGCCCATCATGAGGTCGCCGAATATGTCGGCAGCGTCTTCGTCGACGAGAAGGGCCGCACCGAGGTCATGGTCAAGGTCGGGCTCAAGCCGGAGCATGCCGAACGCGACGAGGCCGAGCGCGAGGCTGTCCTGCTGCGCGTCCAGACCGCCATCAAGGAGCGGACGAACGTTCAGATGAAGGTCCGCGAAGTGCCGCGCGACGAGCTCCCGTTCTTCGAGAACAAGGCCCGCCGCTGGAAGGACGAGCGCCCCGCCGGCTATCAGTTCTCCGACAAGACCTCGTGA